Proteins co-encoded in one Neodiprion lecontei isolate iyNeoLeco1 chromosome 3, iyNeoLeco1.1, whole genome shotgun sequence genomic window:
- the LOC107227074 gene encoding serine-rich adhesin for platelets-like isoform X2: protein MEALLPSEIARLVFGYLEDQKCNEAARSFLEASPHLHECRTAVLNGRRFTTRVNGYTLTDIFDKFSAAHLLVQERLNKVADCEQVKRCGDLLDQLRFLIGGSRGQRFVVNINVPSQASSQTYGGSPLITSSIRKRYHSASDRDRSRRCPKPLHQLSENQTEPVSSQLRCETVEATPLESLPGHTYLSSVPHQPEPSTSHDSDGVYCTSTKNEYTDRPPLGDFSSLTTQMCHDTRLSNQGMEQETSSGRLEKCSSGLEDVTDITDLRRTDNEENKNLMLGGKTMATSTDELTTYSSIEVQTTPYALSESESNELDDEPIENLSLLTKELLNRTELQERIAENINKAILPIEMPSKDESICESMSGEMNTSIMAELNNAIKSIVVATETDPVFENFLDEIIGPNVDTDTSPDEEHDFRVSLEHETNSRIQTEPSNTAVVDMELEEVTSVVSTKSTSSNGITELPLKHRLRSSSRQQNSKPEDERDRTKDVERVDNALEDHNAEAIRSIINANIVGNKQMSDKGPAVGNAIAAKPAVAIQSTDLSQPVSIPPTSQIADSTEVVENDLTSHKSSEEPAVKNLICPNSNSELNGNQINLISEQEMMAMPTLILCSAAEVCNSIKAENLSSSQSTVSYPEPRFVPIAPKGPDNLEPMLPLYLRAVHVPIQVQSKIQPEVATKVEKMITNPPSSSQVSRANTKCNRKMMKKKKNLKPAIVPTNTAVESKTLSVTNTEQTSSAEVESITLYANDNSFGTLIENAGNMPMINLDDTMALTGTGFSPYLKFHDNKNITSTSNVSSAKLTNDVPIEQLDVDIKVDESKVLPHTENILFARNTPKSLLRNRSRNNRLSMSTPRRRSNHIRALDFNTPKKSSSSEQKTGSDKSVQFSPKSSKRIRSACRTSLFKSPPFSGSVTMSQKIKTPVKDQQPCKVPIATRSPAPKLLGGWDKYTGVGMILGGTSPHPSSSSTSVEHDEPPSYSQAKSSSCTVKKSWDADLRQVLQDYQQPSCSTLLVKKGPVKVKSRVGKSCSAGRKENASKSEGSENAEQSKHGVIMDRNESKFIVKRGVNSFDEVISDVVADVSPSVANKEISLHEKRSALNTNVELVVQTDAQIVTSELRHEHALKDEMESSEGFDVSKTKEKLSVKKYAILKTLETKISKHKYNREIESTTLCPNDSSQKKSECLKVSPETHSLTTHILQMCDLETPRKGDISPGIPPTPRMLSPSSITITPFTNRTQESSKVPGIISTPDFPPTPNIRLTPKTMEEITIDAIKKGEFGTCSPYYEPSTEQPNIVDNVFSSLNTTKKSGSEVVPVAPSMKTDPDDMLNSGVDNDFIRSTLKRKPEITQFEVIKENLSKEEADKELKISTNSTSTEVLLPELIYATPINIQEQIEDENVFERSPQNQSTDSTSLNESSKSSSSGTSSSSSTSSSCSCSSFATTSTPFKSVTKCKTKSNACDTSTDSSAKNQPDVLNTHDLISKLSPITVNNGVAAVESYKNLFEMQNTSSLEKGETSPLKVLLLNKTQEEVDASTKETPLKDKALLSEANISETPSSSKSGVENLTNLKSKLSTLDNSGYEDSSKQNQVVNKTHIHPFTRLKPKIISVQHFLPDVSLALKPPLLSEIVSNTTQPSNSQVSSSSVTLDCKLGMHLEEKRLRLMAKLKSNPQTKIAPNRVRFKQVNLNAKMNTKEKHTIATFSTYEQRKSSTQTMSDNPATKQVIQIQKKTNPNATNSSRASSKRISENESNEGAQLTQSKEASVKLISEDCKQKKCDAAQSGTKKSSNMNTHKSSTIRKKDCNAPLKSRKSIRRIRNRQVLQETAKVECDSKICDAMRNEDPLTVGLTTLDYDTSQPMSYTELNEDLGATSKIIDPRHSTELIAIVSQKCETIFEKDSDDKNDEECPVENITIPVKKSQTVQLSKVDQIRRDLFSDEENSDQRTTRSKTRQLSDTQKSEPSMPVYSAQSEPKICEIVPKKSKEELTNVLECLKLVPANKTETIGNTGNSSQLHINELGEYQFFHTDSVSIKKKRTKFRSSSLEYIISRYLDDDNGTECQKVMTSTAYEEIFNHSPRPKKRVVAKKLKIKNSKSTKEEALKPTSTLGTKFENDIIETSVVLSSSVKLKTAPSKVKKNATKTQTKSLMLTKKDDETEHEDGNPDSEKLKISDSVEDQPIEKKRRIADPQSLLKKLDLDLFLTSVHGPVGQ, encoded by the exons ATGGAGGCTCTACTGCCATCGGAAATTGCAAGACTGGTTTTCG GATACCTTGAAGACCAAAAATGCAATGAGGCTGCCAGATCGTTTTTGGAAGCCTCTCCACACCTGCATGAATGTCGCACTGCTGTATTAAACGGCAGACGGTTCACCACCCGTGTCAACGGATATACACTTACtgatatatttgataaattttctgcTGCTCATTTATTAG TGCAGGAGAGATTGAATAAAGTTGCGGATTGTGAGCAGGTCAAACGATGTGGCGATTTGCTGGACCAGTTGCGATTTCTGATTGGAGGATCTCGAGGACAACGTTTTGTAGTAAACATCAATGTTCCATCACAA GCGAGTTCTCAAACTTATGGCGGATCTCCATTAATAACTAGTAGTATACGTAAAAGGTATCACAGTGCCAGTGATAGAGACCGTTCTAGGCGTTGCCCAAAACCGCTACATCAACTAAGTGAAAACCAGACCGAGCCAGTAAGCAGTCAGT tacGTTGCGAAACAGTAGAAGCTACTCCACTGGAAAGCTTACCTGGTCATACATATTTGAGCAGCGTACCCCATCAGCCTGAGCCGTCTACTAGCCATGACAGTGATGGCGTTTACTGCACTTCAACAAAAAATGAGTACACTGATCGCCCTCCTTTGGgtgatttttcatctcttaCGACACAGATGTGTCACGATACGAGATTGTCCAACCAGGGAATGGAGCAGGAAACTTCGA GTGGAAGACTGGAGAAATGCAGTTCAGGTTTGGAAGATGTAACAGATATAACGGATTTGAGGCGGACAGATAATGAGGAAAACAAGAACTTAATGCTCGGAGGAAAAACGATGGCTACTAGTACCGATGAATTGACCACGTACTCCAGCATTGAAGTACAAACCACTCCCTACGCCCTCTCGGAATCAGAGTCAAATGAGCTGGACGATGAgccaattgaaaatttaagc TTACTGACCAAAGAACTACTTAATCGGACGGAATTGCAAGAAAGAATAgctgaaaatataaacaaagCAATACTTCCCATAGAAATGCCTTCTAAGGATGAAAGCATTTGTGAGTCTATGAGTGGCGAGATGAACACCTCGATCATGGCTGAGCTGAATAATGCAATTAAATCCATAGTTGTAGCGACAGAAACGGATccagtatttgaaaattttttggacgaGATCATAGGACCAAATGTGGATACCGATACCAGTCCAGATGAAGAGCATGACTTCAGAGTTAGTTTGGAACATGAAACAAATTCTAG AATTCAGACAGAACCATCTAATACCGCTGTAGTTGACATGGAACTGGAAGAAGTAACTTCAGTAGTATCCACTAAAAGTACGAGTTCAAATGGCATAACGGAGTTACCTTTGAAGCACAGATTACGTAGTTCATCTCGACAACAGAATAGTAAGCCGGAGGACGAAAGAGACAGAACAAAAGACGTTGAAAGAGTTGACAATGCTCTTGAAGATCATAACGCTGAAGCTATTCGGAGTATTATTAATGCAAACATTGTTGGAAATAAACAAATGTCAGACAAAGGTCCTGCAGTCGGGAATGCTATAGCAGCAAAGCCTGCTGTGGCTATCCAGTCCACTGACTTGTCGCAACCTGTATCAATTCCTCCTACAAGTCAGATCGCAGACAGTACTGAAGTAGTGGAAAATGATCTTACAAGCCACAAAAGTAGTGAGGAACCAGCCGTTAAAAACCTCATTTGTCCAAATTCTAATTCTGAGCTAAATGGCAATCAGATTAATCTCATCAGTGAACAAGAAATGATGGCGATGCCTACATTAATTCTTTGTTCTGCAGCAGAAGTGTGCAATAGTATTAAAGCAGAAAATCTGt CCTCATCCCAGTCAACTGTGTCTTACCCTGAACCTCGATTCGTTCCCATTGCCCCAAAAG GACCTGACAATTTGGAGCCAATGTTGCCGTTGTATCTTAGAGCTGTACATGTTCCAATACAAGTTCAATCGAAGATTCAACCTGAAGTCGCTACCAAAGTAGAGAAAATGATAACGAATCCTCCATCGTCATCACAGGTATCAAGAGCTAATACAAAGTGTAATcgcaaaatgatgaaaaaaaagaaaaatcttaaGCCTGCTATTGTACCGACAAATACCGCCGTAGAGTCTAAAACTTTGTCGGTTACGAACACAGAACAGACTAGTTCTGCAGAAGTTGAGTCTATAACACTTTATGCAAATGACAATAGCTTTGGAACACTGATTGAAAATGCTGGGAATATGCCAATGATAAATCTTGATGATACAATGGCCTTAACTGGTACCGGTTTCTCTCCCTATCTAAAATTCCACGATAACAAAAATATCACATCAACATCCAACGTATCATCAGCAAAACTGACCAATGATGTTCCGATTGAACAATTAGATGTGGATATCAAGGTTGACGAATCTAAAGTATTGCCTCATacggaaaatattttatttgctCGGAACACTCCAAAGTCATTGTTAAGAAATAGGTCCAGAAATAACAGATTAAGCATGTCAACCCCTCGAAGGCGAAGCAATCACATAAGAGCACTGGATTTTAACACCccaaaaaaatcatcaagtTCTGAGCAGAAGACAGGCAGCGACAAAAGTGTACAATTTTCTCCAAAATCGTCTAAACGTATAAGGTCAGCTTGTAGAACAAGCCTCTTCAAGTCTCCACCTTTTTCTGGTTCGGTAACGATGtcacagaaaataaaaacaccaGTGAAAGATCAGCAGCCATGTAAAGTACCAATTGCTACCAGAAGCCCTGCTCCAAAGTTACTCGGAGGCTGGGATAAGTACACTGGCGTTGGAATGATCCTTGGCGGCACATCTCCACATCCCAGTTCTTCGTCGACATCCGTCGAACACGATGAACCACCATCCTATTCTCAAGCAAAATCCTCGTCATgtactgtgaaaaaaagttgggATGCCGATCTTAGGCAAGTTTTACAGGACTATCAACAACCTTCGTGTTCAACATTGCTAGTGAAAAAGGGACCTGTAAAAGTGAAAAGTAGAGTTGGGAAAAGCTGCAGCGCAGGTAGAAAGGAAAATGCTTCAAAATCTGAAGGAAGTGAAAATGCTGAGCAGTCTAAGCATGGCGTAATAATGGACCGGaatgaatcgaaatttattgtaaaacgGGGTGTGAATAGTTTTGACGAAGTTATATCTGATGTAGTTGCGGATGTTAGTCCTTCAGTAGCAAACAAAGAGATATCACTGCATGAAAAGCGCTCTGCTTTAAATACAAATGTCGAATTAGTCGTGCAAACCGATGCACAGATCGTTACCTCCGAATTACGGCATGAACATGCTCTTAAAGATGAGATGGAATCCTCTGAAGGCTTCGATGTGagtaaaacgaaagaaaaactgaGTGTTAAAAAGTATGCTATATTAAAAACtttggaaacaaaaatttcaaaacacaaGTACAATCGTGAAATCGAAAGCACAACTTTATGCCCTAATGACTCTAGCCAAAAGAAAAGTGAATGTTTGAAAGTTTCTCCTGAAACTCATAGTTTAACAACTCACATATTGCAAATGTGTGATTTAGAAACTCCAAGAAAAGGCGATATTTCTCCTGGTATTCCTCCCACTCCAAGAATGCTCAGTCCAAGTAGCATTACTATAACTCCATTTACGAACAGGACCCAGGAATCAAGCAAAGTTCCAGGTATCATTAGTACGCCGGATTTTCCACCGACTCCAAACATAAGGCTAACGCCAAAAACAATGGAAGAAATCACGATTGATGCAATCAAGAAAGGAGAGTTTGGAACATGTTCGCCTTATTATGAACCGAGTACAGAACAGCCGAATATTGTAGATAACGTGTTCAGTAGCCTAAATACCACGAAAAAAAGTGGGTCCGAAGTTGTACCTGTTGCACCGTCCATGAAAACGGACCCTGATGATATGCTCAATAGTGGGGTggataatgattttataagAAGTACTTTAAAGCGTAAACCAGAAATAACACAGTTTGAAGTAATAAaggaaaatttgtcaaaagaAGAAGCTGACAAAGAGTTGAAGATATCGACAAATTCTACAAGTACTGAAGTACTATTACCTGAATTGATCTATGCGACACCTATTAATATTCAAGAACagattgaagatgaaaatgtttttgaaCGGTCCCCACAAAATCAGAGTACTGATTCCACAAGTCTAAATGAATCGAGCAAATCGTCATCATCTGGCACTAGTTCATCTTCATCAACGTCATCATCATGTAGTTGCTCCAGTTTTGCGACTACATCTACGCCATTCAAGTCGGTAacaaaatgtaaaacaaaatctaACGCGTGCGATACCAGCACTGACTCTAGTGCCAAAAATCAACCCGATGTACTGAATACTCACGATTTAATAAGTAAACTTTCTCCCATAACTGTAAACAACGGCGTTGCTGCAGTAGAAAGTTACAAAAATCTCTTTGAAATGCAAAATACTTCGTCATTAGAGAAAGGAGAAACATCACCTTTAAAAGTACTGTTACTGAATAAGACTCAGGAGGAGGTAGATGCTTCAACAAAGGAAACACCGCTTAAAGATAAGGCACTACTGTCCGAGGCTAATATTTCGGAAACTCCTAGTAGCTCTAAATCTGGAGTAGAAAATTTAACCAATTTAAAGTCAAAACTTTCTACTTTGGACAATTCTGGCTATGAAGATAGTTCAAAACAGAATCAGGTAGTTAATAAAACTCATATTCATCCTTTTACAAGACTGAAACCGAAAATTATAAGTGTGCAACACTTTTTGCCAGATGTTTCACTTGCACTCAAGCCACCATTGCTATCTGAAATTGTAAGCAATACAACACAACCTTCGAATAGCCAAGTCTCCTCATCATCCGTTACATTAGATTGTAAGCTTGGTATGcatttggaagaaaaaagactGCGTCTTATGGCTAAGCTGAAAAGTAATCCTCAGACAAAGATAGCTCCAAATAGAGTAAGGTTCAAACAAGTAAATTTAAATGCGAAAATGAATACCAAAGAAAAACATACTATAGCCACATTTTCCACTTATGAACAGAGAAAGAGTTCAACTCAAACAATGTCTGATAATCCAGCAACAAAGcaagttattcaaattcaaaaaaaaacaaaccccAATGCGACAAACAGTAGCAGAGCATCAAGCAAACGGATTTCGGAAAATGAAAGTAATGAGGGAGCACAGCTTACGCAATCCAAAGAAGCTtcggtgaaattaatttctgaagactgtaaacagaaaaaatgtGATGCAGCTCAAAGTGGCACAAAAAAGTCATCTAATATGAATACACACAAAAGTTCtacgataagaaaaaaagactgTAATGCACCTCTGAAAAGTAGAAAATCGATCAGGAGAATACGAAATCGGCAAGTGCTTCAGGAGACTGCCAAAGTTGAGTGTGACTCCAAAATTTGTGATGCGATGAGAAATGAAGATCCATTGACAGTGGGTTTGACTACATTAGATTACGATACCTCACAACCAATGAGTTACACGGAATTGAATGAAGACCTTGGAGCTACTAGCAAAATTATTGATCCAAGACATTCAACCGAACTTATAGCAATTGTATCCCAAAAGTGTGAaacgattttcgaaaaagaTTCCGATGACAAAAATGATGAGGAATGTCCTGTAGAAAATATCACCATTCCAGTGAAAAAAAGTCAGACTGTTCAGTTGTCTAAAGTCGACCAGATCAGAAGGGATCTTTTCAGTGATGAGGAAAATAGCGATCAAAGAACTACTCGTTCGAAAACCCGTCAATTATCGGATACGCAAAAAAGTGAACCTTCTATGCCTGTTTATAGCGCTCAATCCGAACCGAAGATTTGTGAGATTGTGCctaaaaaatcaaaagaagAATTAACAAATGTTTTGGAATGTTTGAAATTAGTTCCGGCGAATAAAACTGAAACAATTGGGAACACAGGCAACAGTTCTCAATTACATATTAACGAGTTGGGTGAATATCAGTTTTTCCATACTGATTCCGTatcaataaagaaaaagagaacaaagTTTCGTAGTAGTAGTTTGGAATATATAATATCTCGGTATCTTGATGATGACAACGGAACAGAATGTCAGAAGGTAATGACATCCACTGCttatgaagaaattttcaatcattctcCAAGACCAAAGAAAAGAGTAGTGGCTAAGAagctgaaaattaaaaattccaaatCCACAAAAGAAGAGGCTCTGAAACCCACAAGTACACTtggaacaaaatttgaaaacgataTAATAGAGACATCAGTTGTTTTATCTTCGAgcgtgaaattaaaaaccgCACCATCCAAAGTTAAGAAGAATGCTACAAAAACGCAAACCAAGAGCCTCATGTTGACTAAGAAAGATGATGAAACGGAGCAT